The following coding sequences are from one Streptomyces angustmyceticus window:
- a CDS encoding molybdopterin-dependent oxidoreductase, which produces MSRPGPPSRTTAARPAPEGAVPPDPRCFLIRGQLRRPLALTVAQLRERWPQRRAAVVFDCATNGPQHHTFEGPLLREVIDAAEPAFDVRRRKDRSRYVLAITGRDGHHAALSWAELDADFGDAPVLLATAMDGRPLDASGSQLVVPSDRCGARYISAVTGIWFGTCAPPEADGFRAGGPGPDAS; this is translated from the coding sequence ATGAGCCGACCCGGCCCGCCGTCCCGCACCACCGCCGCACGCCCGGCGCCCGAGGGCGCCGTACCTCCCGACCCCCGGTGCTTCCTGATCCGCGGTCAGCTGCGGCGCCCGCTCGCGCTGACCGTCGCCCAACTGCGGGAGCGGTGGCCGCAGCGGCGCGCCGCGGTGGTCTTCGACTGCGCCACGAACGGGCCGCAGCACCACACCTTCGAGGGACCCCTGCTCCGGGAGGTCATCGACGCGGCGGAACCGGCCTTCGACGTCCGCCGGCGCAAGGACCGCTCCCGCTACGTCCTGGCGATCACCGGCCGGGACGGCCACCACGCCGCACTGTCCTGGGCGGAACTCGACGCGGACTTCGGCGACGCACCGGTCCTGCTGGCCACGGCCATGGACGGCCGGCCGCTCGACGCGTCGGGCAGCCAGCTCGTGGTCCCGTCCGACCGCTGCGGGGCCCGCTACATCAGCGCCGTCACCGGCATCTGGTTCGGGACCTGCGCCCCGCCCGAGGCCGACGGGTTCCGCGCCGGCGGGCCGGGGCCGGACGCGTCCTGA
- a CDS encoding TOBE domain-containing protein — protein sequence MSLSIRNQISGTVLSVTPGEVMATVRVRLDGGQEITAAITLEAVKELGFAEGAAVRTLVKSTEVALATGAVDGLSIRNRLPGTVTDVTTGGAMAGVKVAVAGGELTAAITRDAAEDLGLAPGAEVTALVKSTEIALAAV from the coding sequence ATGAGCCTGAGCATCCGTAACCAGATTTCCGGCACCGTTCTCTCCGTGACCCCCGGCGAGGTCATGGCGACCGTCAGGGTCCGGCTGGACGGCGGCCAGGAGATCACCGCCGCGATCACCCTGGAGGCGGTGAAGGAACTGGGCTTCGCCGAGGGCGCCGCGGTGCGCACCCTGGTCAAGTCCACCGAGGTCGCGCTCGCGACCGGCGCGGTGGACGGGCTGAGCATCCGCAACCGGCTCCCCGGCACCGTCACCGACGTCACCACCGGCGGCGCGATGGCGGGCGTCAAGGTCGCCGTCGCCGGCGGGGAGCTGACCGCCGCGATCACCAGGGACGCGGCCGAGGACCTGGGCCTGGCGCCCGGCGCCGAGGTCACCGCGCTGGTCAAGTCGACCGAGATCGCGCTCGCCGCGGTCTGA
- a CDS encoding TOBE domain-containing protein, whose amino-acid sequence MQSYTIGQAARLLGVSPDTARRWADAGKVATHRDDGGRRLIDGRDLAAFSIEVAQNGTGEDDASYTSARNAFPGIVTAVKLGDVAAQVEIQAGPHRLVSLLTREAVEELGLEVGMQATARVKSTSVHIDRT is encoded by the coding sequence ATGCAGTCCTACACGATCGGCCAGGCGGCGCGGCTGCTGGGCGTCAGCCCGGACACCGCCCGCCGCTGGGCGGACGCCGGGAAGGTCGCGACCCATCGCGACGACGGCGGCCGCCGCCTCATCGACGGCCGTGACCTGGCCGCCTTCTCCATCGAGGTGGCGCAGAACGGCACCGGTGAGGACGACGCCTCGTACACCTCCGCCCGCAATGCCTTCCCGGGCATCGTCACCGCCGTCAAACTCGGCGATGTCGCCGCCCAGGTCGAGATCCAGGCCGGTCCGCACCGCCTGGTGTCCCTGCTGACCCGGGAAGCGGTGGAGGAACTGGGCCTGGAGGTCGGCATGCAGGCCACCGCCCGCGTGAAGTCCACCAGCGTGCACATCGACCGCACCTGA
- the modA gene encoding molybdate ABC transporter substrate-binding protein, with product MSQHFTGRRAAAALVTAALLLPLSACGGNDDSTKDQGAEKSGGSAAPKADLTVLAASSLTDVFKKAGAVYEKEHPGTKVNFSFAGSQELAAQVREGAPADAVVTADTKTMDGLKADVAAPTVIAKNRLVIATGEGNPKKIENLKALTDSKLKVVLAASEVPVGRYGQQVLDAQKLKVKPVSQEPNVRAVLSKVELGEADAGLVYKTDAATAPKKVDAVDIPDAQNAVASYPAATLKASQHQAAAAAFVKWLSTPEAQKILRQAGFQKP from the coding sequence ATGTCCCAGCACTTCACCGGACGCCGCGCCGCCGCCGCGCTCGTCACCGCCGCCCTCCTGCTGCCGCTCAGCGCCTGCGGCGGCAACGACGACAGCACGAAGGACCAGGGCGCCGAGAAGTCCGGCGGCAGCGCGGCCCCCAAGGCGGACCTCACGGTGCTCGCCGCCTCGTCGCTGACCGACGTCTTCAAGAAGGCCGGCGCGGTGTACGAGAAGGAGCACCCCGGCACGAAGGTGAACTTCTCCTTCGCCGGCTCCCAGGAACTGGCCGCCCAGGTCAGGGAGGGCGCCCCCGCCGACGCCGTGGTCACCGCCGACACCAAGACCATGGACGGGCTCAAGGCCGACGTCGCCGCGCCCACCGTCATCGCCAAGAACCGTCTGGTCATCGCCACCGGCGAGGGCAACCCCAAGAAGATCGAGAACCTCAAGGCGCTCACCGACAGCAAGCTGAAGGTCGTCCTCGCCGCCTCCGAGGTGCCCGTCGGCCGTTACGGCCAGCAGGTCCTGGACGCCCAGAAGCTGAAGGTCAAGCCGGTCTCGCAGGAGCCCAACGTCCGCGCGGTGCTCAGCAAGGTCGAACTCGGCGAGGCCGACGCCGGCCTCGTCTACAAGACGGACGCCGCCACCGCGCCGAAGAAGGTCGACGCCGTCGACATCCCCGACGCGCAGAACGCCGTCGCCTCCTACCCGGCCGCGACCCTGAAGGCCTCTCAGCACCAGGCCGCCGCAGCCGCGTTCGTGAAGTGGCTGAGCACCCCCGAGGCGCAGAAGATCCTGCGGCAGGCCGGCTTCCAGAAGCCGTGA
- a CDS encoding ABC transporter permease has translation MTRPRTPALPRAGRSRAPGGRAPVALAVPALVAVAFLLMPLLGILARTAWSDLGTHLTSPGVLEALRLSLLVSFSALGLSLLLGVPLAWLLARVDFPGKALVRSLVLLPMVLPPTVGGVALLMGFGRRGLLGPWLEGTFGIVLPFHTSGAVVAATFVAMPFLVISLEGTLAGLRTSYEETAASLGASPVRVFRTVTLPMVAPGLAAGAALTWARALGEFGATITFAGNLPGTTQTLPLQVYLLLQGAPEAATSVSLLLLVIAMGVLVCLRGRWTGATAARTARTVRTGDDTDLAPPPAPRTEEPGTPQAGPGDRWPLHADVTGFNQLTLDADPGTTLAVVGPNGAGKTTLLRALLGLTPRARATLRLGGTDVTALPPHRRGVAWVPQDGALFPHLTALANTAYGLRAHGTPRAEARRTAQLWLDRLGVGPFAHRKPAQLSGGQAQRVALARALAARPRLLLLDEPLAALDQTTRAHVRHTLRRHLAGFGGVCLIVTHDPVEAVSLADRVLVLEDGRALQDAPPAEVTRHPRSPWVARMLGRNAWPGTATEDGLALTGGGRLVAADRLPGGARALAIIAPEAVSLHLDRPTGSPRNVWPGTVREITSAGSRLRVLVTSPEAPDLVAEITPSAALELGLADGVSVWTSVKATEVSLVTL, from the coding sequence ATGACCCGCCCCCGCACCCCCGCCCTGCCCCGCGCGGGCCGGAGCCGCGCGCCCGGCGGCCGTGCCCCGGTCGCGCTGGCCGTGCCCGCGCTGGTGGCCGTCGCGTTCCTGCTGATGCCGCTGCTCGGCATCCTCGCCCGCACCGCCTGGAGCGACCTCGGCACCCATCTGACCAGCCCCGGCGTCCTCGAAGCGCTCCGGCTGTCGCTGCTGGTGTCCTTCTCGGCACTGGGGCTCTCGCTGCTGCTGGGGGTACCGCTGGCCTGGCTGCTGGCCCGGGTCGACTTCCCCGGCAAGGCGCTGGTCCGTTCGCTGGTGCTGCTGCCGATGGTGCTGCCGCCGACCGTCGGCGGTGTCGCCCTCCTCATGGGCTTCGGCCGCCGCGGACTCCTCGGCCCCTGGCTGGAGGGCACCTTCGGCATCGTGCTGCCGTTCCACACCTCCGGCGCGGTGGTCGCCGCCACCTTCGTCGCGATGCCGTTCCTCGTCATCAGCCTGGAGGGCACGCTCGCCGGACTGCGCACCAGCTACGAGGAGACCGCGGCGTCCCTCGGTGCCTCACCCGTACGGGTCTTCCGGACCGTCACCCTCCCCATGGTCGCCCCCGGCCTCGCCGCCGGCGCCGCACTGACCTGGGCCCGCGCGCTCGGTGAGTTCGGCGCGACGATCACCTTCGCCGGCAACCTGCCCGGCACCACCCAGACCCTGCCGCTCCAGGTCTACCTGCTGCTCCAGGGAGCCCCGGAGGCCGCCACCTCGGTCTCGCTGCTGCTGCTCGTCATCGCCATGGGCGTGCTGGTCTGCCTGCGCGGCCGCTGGACCGGCGCCACCGCCGCCCGCACCGCCCGTACGGTCCGCACCGGCGACGACACCGACCTCGCGCCGCCCCCCGCGCCGCGCACCGAGGAGCCCGGCACCCCACAGGCCGGCCCCGGGGACCGCTGGCCGCTGCACGCCGACGTCACCGGCTTCAACCAGCTGACCCTGGACGCCGACCCCGGCACCACCCTCGCCGTCGTCGGCCCCAATGGCGCCGGGAAGACCACCCTGTTGCGCGCCCTGCTCGGGCTCACCCCGCGCGCCCGCGCCACGCTCCGCCTCGGCGGCACCGACGTCACCGCCCTGCCCCCGCACCGCCGCGGCGTCGCCTGGGTCCCCCAGGACGGCGCGCTCTTCCCCCACCTGACGGCCCTGGCCAACACCGCCTACGGGCTGCGCGCCCACGGCACCCCGCGCGCCGAGGCCCGCCGCACGGCACAGCTCTGGCTCGACCGGCTCGGCGTCGGCCCCTTCGCGCACCGCAAGCCCGCCCAGCTCTCCGGCGGCCAGGCACAACGGGTCGCCCTCGCCAGGGCGTTGGCCGCCCGGCCCCGGCTGCTGCTGCTCGACGAACCGCTCGCCGCCCTCGACCAGACCACCCGCGCCCACGTCCGGCACACCCTGCGCCGCCATCTCGCGGGCTTCGGCGGCGTCTGTCTGATCGTCACCCATGACCCCGTCGAGGCGGTCTCGCTCGCCGACCGCGTCCTGGTCCTGGAGGACGGCCGCGCCCTCCAGGACGCCCCGCCCGCCGAGGTCACCCGGCACCCGCGCTCGCCCTGGGTGGCCCGGATGCTCGGCCGCAACGCCTGGCCGGGCACCGCAACCGAGGACGGTCTCGCGCTCACCGGCGGCGGCCGTCTCGTCGCCGCCGACCGGCTCCCCGGCGGGGCCAGGGCGCTGGCGATCATCGCCCCGGAGGCTGTGTCCCTGCACCTCGACCGGCCCACCGGCAGCCCCCGCAACGTCTGGCCGGGCACCGTCCGGGAGATCACCTCGGCGGGCAGCCGGCTGCGGGTCCTCGTCACCTCGCCCGAGGCCCCCGACCTGGTGGCCGAAATCACCCCCTCGGCGGCCCTCGAACTCGGCCTCGCGGACGGCGTGTCCGTGTGGACCAGCGTCAAGGCCACGGAGGTCTCCCTCGTGACGCTCTGA
- a CDS encoding nitroreductase family deazaflavin-dependent oxidoreductase — translation MPLQGEYEPSPEQWVRDQVEEYESSGGTEGTTIRGLPVVVLTTRGAKSGKIRKSPLMRVEHDGAYAVVASMGGAPRHPVWYHNVVADPRVELQDGPVRRDMTAREVTGQEKALWWGRAVEAYPDYAAYQEKTDRQIPVFVLEPAATAH, via the coding sequence ATGCCTCTTCAGGGTGAGTACGAGCCGAGCCCGGAGCAGTGGGTCCGCGATCAGGTCGAGGAGTACGAGAGCTCCGGCGGCACCGAAGGCACCACGATCCGGGGCCTGCCCGTCGTGGTGCTGACCACCCGGGGTGCGAAGAGCGGGAAGATCCGCAAGAGCCCGCTGATGCGGGTGGAGCACGACGGGGCGTACGCGGTGGTGGCCTCCATGGGCGGCGCGCCCCGGCACCCGGTCTGGTACCACAACGTCGTGGCGGACCCCCGGGTGGAGCTGCAGGACGGTCCGGTGCGCCGGGACATGACGGCGCGTGAGGTCACCGGCCAGGAGAAGGCCCTGTGGTGGGGCCGGGCCGTCGAGGCGTACCCCGATTACGCGGCCTACCAGGAGAAGACGGACCGGCAGATTCCGGTGTTCGTCCTGGAGCCGGCGGCCACGGCGCACTGA
- a CDS encoding SulP family inorganic anion transporter has translation MKRFTSFRADFTASLVVFLVAVPLCVGVAVASGVPAELGLVTGVVGGLLTGLLPGSSLQVSGPAAGLTVLVFEAVKEYGLGTLGALVLAAGVLQLAMGALKLGRWFRAISVAVVQGMLAGIGLVLIAGQLYALADAKAPGSGLANVGGLPGLVSATAGSATALSALAVGAGTIAVLVLWPRWRRAARVLPAPLAAVALATTAVWALDLPVARVEVSGLLDAIQPPGLGDLGRLTEIGVLGTVLAFALIASAESLFSAAAVDRLHDGPRTEYDKELMAQGAGNTVCGLLGALPMTAVIVRSAANVQAGAKTRAARVLHGVWLLVFAAAFPAALGVVPVAALAGVLVHAGCKLIPLRELPPLWREHRGEAVVLLVTALAIVTVNMFEGVLIGLLLAVAKTAWETSHVHLEVDTPEDEDEPVRVRAVGNATFLRLPKILDQLEALPADRGVELDLTGLRHLDHACGAALTNWAEQHRRTRRAVELVS, from the coding sequence ATGAAGCGTTTCACCTCCTTCCGGGCGGACTTCACCGCCTCTCTCGTCGTGTTCCTCGTGGCCGTCCCGCTGTGTGTCGGGGTGGCCGTCGCTTCCGGGGTCCCGGCCGAACTGGGGCTCGTCACGGGTGTGGTGGGCGGGCTGCTCACCGGTCTGCTGCCGGGCAGCAGCCTCCAGGTCAGCGGCCCGGCCGCCGGTCTGACGGTGCTGGTCTTCGAGGCTGTCAAGGAGTACGGCCTCGGGACGCTCGGCGCGCTGGTACTGGCCGCCGGTGTGCTGCAACTGGCCATGGGCGCGCTGAAGCTGGGCCGCTGGTTCCGGGCGATCTCGGTCGCCGTGGTCCAGGGCATGCTGGCCGGCATCGGCCTGGTCCTGATCGCCGGACAGCTCTACGCCCTCGCGGACGCCAAGGCGCCGGGCAGCGGACTCGCCAACGTCGGCGGGCTGCCCGGCCTGGTCTCCGCCACGGCGGGATCGGCCACGGCGCTGTCCGCGCTCGCGGTCGGCGCCGGCACCATCGCCGTCCTGGTGCTGTGGCCGCGCTGGCGGCGCGCCGCGCGGGTGCTGCCCGCACCGCTGGCCGCGGTGGCGCTCGCCACCACCGCCGTGTGGGCGCTGGATCTGCCCGTCGCGCGCGTCGAGGTCAGCGGGCTGCTGGACGCGATCCAGCCGCCCGGCCTCGGCGACCTCGGCCGGCTCACCGAGATCGGGGTGCTCGGCACGGTCCTGGCCTTCGCGCTGATCGCGTCCGCCGAGTCGCTCTTCAGCGCCGCCGCGGTCGACCGGCTGCACGACGGGCCGCGCACCGAGTACGACAAGGAGCTGATGGCGCAGGGCGCGGGCAACACCGTCTGCGGGCTGCTCGGCGCCCTGCCGATGACCGCCGTCATCGTCCGCAGCGCGGCCAATGTCCAGGCGGGCGCGAAGACCAGGGCCGCGCGGGTGCTGCACGGTGTCTGGCTGCTGGTGTTCGCCGCGGCCTTCCCGGCCGCGCTGGGTGTGGTGCCGGTGGCCGCGCTGGCCGGTGTGCTGGTCCACGCGGGCTGCAAGCTCATCCCGCTGCGCGAGCTGCCGCCGCTGTGGCGCGAGCACCGGGGCGAGGCGGTGGTTCTGCTGGTCACGGCCCTCGCGATCGTGACGGTCAACATGTTCGAGGGCGTCCTGATCGGTCTGCTGCTGGCGGTCGCGAAGACGGCGTGGGAGACCTCCCATGTGCACCTCGAAGTCGACACCCCGGAGGACGAGGACGAGCCGGTGCGCGTGCGTGCCGTCGGCAACGCCACGTTCCTGCGGCTGCCCAAGATCCTCGACCAGCTGGAGGCACTGCCCGCCGACCGGGGGGTGGAGCTCGACCTGACCGGGCTGCGCCACCTCGACCACGCGTGCGGCGCCGCGCTGACGAACTGGGCCGAGCAGCACCGCCGTACCCGGCGGGCCGTGGAGCTGGTGTCCTGA
- a CDS encoding carbonic anhydrase, giving the protein METFIQHARGLMARIADRGDEQETYGRLAAGQSPLALFITCSDSRVVPSLITGARPGELFELRTAGNAVPVYREDMTACAEAATIEYAMRVLGVADIVVCGHSHCGAVGAKARGEDLTGAPAVRDWLAQQLSDQLPKDEEPTVAAAVQHHVREQLDRLRGYPCVQERLDAGEVNLHGWFYEVHTGLVAAHHPATDLFLPL; this is encoded by the coding sequence GTGGAGACCTTCATTCAGCATGCCCGGGGCCTGATGGCCCGTATCGCCGACCGCGGGGACGAGCAGGAGACCTACGGCCGGCTCGCGGCCGGCCAGTCCCCCCTCGCCCTGTTCATCACCTGCTCCGACTCGCGGGTCGTCCCCTCCCTGATCACCGGTGCCCGGCCCGGCGAACTCTTCGAACTCCGCACCGCCGGCAACGCCGTGCCCGTCTACCGCGAGGACATGACGGCCTGCGCGGAGGCGGCCACCATCGAGTACGCGATGCGCGTCCTGGGCGTGGCCGACATCGTGGTGTGCGGTCATTCGCACTGCGGCGCGGTCGGTGCCAAGGCGCGTGGCGAGGACCTGACCGGCGCCCCCGCCGTGCGCGACTGGCTTGCGCAGCAGCTCTCCGACCAGCTGCCCAAGGACGAGGAGCCGACGGTCGCCGCCGCGGTCCAGCACCATGTCCGCGAACAGCTCGACCGGCTGCGGGGCTACCCCTGCGTCCAGGAGCGGCTGGACGCCGGCGAGGTGAACCTGCACGGCTGGTTCTACGAGGTGCACACCGGCCTGGTGGCCGCGCACCACCCGGCCACCGACCTGTTCCTCCCGCTGTGA